From one Comamonas piscis genomic stretch:
- a CDS encoding heavy metal translocating P-type ATPase: MTSPTTPSATPLLQLPIEGMTCASCVGRVERALQAVPGVQSAHVNLATEQASLILGDQAPAAQVLEQAVAAVNKAGYQVPTQALELEVEGMTCASCVGRVERALRAVPGVQTAAVNLATERATVQLTAGVNAEQLMAAIAKAGYTAHPLRQAAEASDAADAHDAQSQRQQQAQKTLLRDLLLAAVLAAPVFVLEMGGHMLPGFHHWVGQWLPQQSNWLLQWVLTSLVLAGPGRRFYRLGLPALLRAAPDMNSLVAVGTLSAYLYSLVATFAPAVLPAGTVHVYFEAAAVIVVLILLGRWMEARAKGNTSAAIQRLVQLQAKTAWVLRDGAWQSLAIDAVQPGDAVQVRPGERIPVDGRVRDGESYVDESMISGEPVPVHKTSGAQVVGGTINQKGALTLEATEVGGNTVLAQIIRMVEQAQGGKLPIQAVVDKVTMWFVPAVMAAAVLTFVLWLLLGPSPALSLALVNAVAVLIIACPCAMGLATPTSIMVATGRAAQLGVLFRKGEALQLLKDAKVVAVDKTGTLTEGRPALTDLVLASGFERAAVLAAVAAVERQSEHPIAQAIVQAAQAEALQIPPLSGFESVTGFGVRAQVGSTRVEVGADRMMAQLGADVSVFADDAARLGAEGKTPLYAAIDGHLAAMIAVADPIKPTTRAAIDSLHAMGLKVAMITGDNRRTGEAIAQQLGIDEVVAEVLPDGKVEAVKRLRAAHGALAYVGDGINDAPALAEADVGIAVGSGTDIAIESADVVLMGGDLRGVVTAIVLSRTAMRNIHQNLFWAFAYNVALIPVAAGLLYPINGTLLSPVFAAGAMALSSVFVLANALRLKRFRTGL, from the coding sequence AGCTGCCCATCGAGGGTATGACCTGCGCCTCCTGCGTGGGCCGTGTTGAGCGCGCCCTGCAGGCCGTCCCCGGCGTGCAAAGCGCGCATGTGAATTTGGCCACCGAGCAGGCCAGTCTGATTTTGGGCGATCAGGCCCCCGCCGCCCAGGTGCTGGAGCAGGCGGTGGCCGCTGTCAACAAAGCCGGCTACCAGGTGCCCACCCAGGCGCTGGAGCTGGAAGTGGAGGGCATGACCTGCGCCTCCTGCGTGGGCCGGGTCGAGCGCGCATTGAGGGCCGTCCCCGGCGTGCAGACGGCCGCGGTCAACCTGGCGACAGAACGCGCCACCGTGCAACTGACGGCTGGGGTGAATGCAGAGCAGTTGATGGCGGCCATAGCCAAGGCCGGCTATACCGCCCACCCCTTGCGCCAGGCAGCGGAGGCCAGCGATGCCGCCGATGCACATGATGCCCAAAGCCAGCGCCAGCAGCAGGCGCAAAAAACCTTGCTGCGCGATCTACTGCTGGCGGCCGTGCTGGCTGCGCCCGTGTTTGTGCTGGAGATGGGCGGCCATATGCTGCCGGGCTTCCACCACTGGGTGGGCCAATGGCTGCCCCAGCAGAGCAATTGGCTGCTGCAGTGGGTGCTGACCAGCCTGGTGCTGGCCGGGCCGGGCCGGCGCTTTTACCGCCTGGGGCTGCCTGCGCTCTTGCGTGCGGCGCCGGATATGAACTCGCTCGTCGCAGTGGGCACCTTGTCGGCCTATCTGTACTCGCTGGTGGCGACCTTTGCGCCGGCCGTTTTGCCTGCGGGCACGGTGCATGTCTATTTCGAGGCGGCGGCCGTCATCGTGGTGCTGATTCTGCTGGGCCGCTGGATGGAGGCGCGCGCCAAGGGCAATACCTCGGCGGCGATCCAACGCCTGGTGCAGCTGCAAGCCAAAACCGCCTGGGTGCTGCGCGATGGCGCCTGGCAGTCGCTGGCCATTGATGCGGTGCAGCCCGGCGATGCCGTGCAGGTGCGCCCGGGCGAGCGCATTCCGGTCGATGGCCGGGTAAGGGATGGCGAGAGCTATGTCGATGAATCGATGATCAGCGGCGAGCCGGTGCCGGTACACAAGACCAGCGGTGCCCAGGTAGTGGGCGGCACCATCAACCAAAAGGGCGCGTTGACGCTGGAAGCTACTGAGGTGGGCGGCAACACCGTGCTGGCGCAGATCATCCGCATGGTCGAGCAGGCCCAGGGCGGCAAGCTGCCGATCCAGGCGGTGGTCGACAAGGTGACCATGTGGTTTGTGCCTGCGGTGATGGCCGCTGCCGTGCTGACCTTTGTGCTCTGGCTGCTGCTGGGCCCATCGCCCGCGCTGAGCCTGGCCCTCGTGAATGCGGTGGCCGTGCTGATCATTGCCTGCCCTTGTGCGATGGGGCTGGCCACGCCGACGTCCATCATGGTGGCCACGGGCCGTGCGGCGCAGTTGGGTGTGCTGTTCCGCAAAGGCGAGGCGCTGCAGTTGCTCAAGGATGCGAAGGTGGTGGCCGTCGATAAAACCGGCACCTTGACCGAAGGCCGTCCTGCGCTGACCGACCTGGTGCTGGCCTCTGGCTTTGAGCGCGCCGCCGTGCTGGCGGCGGTGGCAGCCGTCGAGCGCCAGTCCGAGCACCCGATTGCCCAGGCCATTGTGCAGGCTGCCCAGGCCGAAGCCCTGCAGATACCGCCGCTGTCCGGCTTTGAATCGGTGACCGGTTTTGGCGTGCGTGCCCAAGTGGGGAGTACGCGGGTGGAGGTGGGCGCGGACCGCATGATGGCGCAGCTGGGTGCCGATGTCTCGGTGTTCGCGGACGATGCCGCCCGCCTGGGCGCCGAAGGCAAGACGCCGCTGTATGCCGCCATCGATGGCCATCTGGCAGCGATGATTGCCGTGGCCGACCCGATCAAGCCCACGACCCGTGCAGCGATTGACAGCCTGCATGCGATGGGCTTGAAGGTGGCGATGATCACCGGCGACAACCGCCGCACCGGCGAGGCGATTGCCCAACAACTGGGCATTGACGAGGTGGTGGCCGAGGTGCTGCCCGATGGCAAGGTCGAGGCTGTCAAGCGGCTGCGGGCGGCCCATGGCGCTCTTGCCTATGTAGGCGATGGCATCAATGACGCACCCGCACTGGCCGAGGCCGATGTTGGCATTGCCGTGGGCTCGGGCACCGATATCGCCATCGAGTCAGCCGATGTGGTGCTGATGGGCGGCGACTTGCGCGGGGTCGTGACTGCCATCGTGCTGTCGCGCACGGCGATGCGCAATATCCACCAAAACCTGTTCTGGGCCTTTGCCTACAACGTGGCGTTGATTCCGGTGGCTGCAGGCTTGCTGTACCCGATCAATGGCACCTTGCTGTCGCCGGTGTTTGCGGCGGGGGCGATGGCGCTGTCGAGCGTGTTTGTGCTTGCGAATGCATTGCGGCTCAAGCGCTTCCGTACAGGGTTATGA